One part of the Drosophila teissieri strain GT53w chromosome 3R, Prin_Dtei_1.1, whole genome shotgun sequence genome encodes these proteins:
- the LOC122619632 gene encoding uncharacterized protein LOC122619632 isoform X1, which translates to MEFSQCVAEIKKNSFRFILFLLILYVLISFKEQVEYNMQVRPPLEGKPDTRTLFVNSSQCQIISMDPLSPVAMYHMTEMPTFWCPMIKLMKAKSVEERNYLYLTANAKQLWQKLGVRRLSEICCAYKRFVRLNDYVNRYFESKVFRFSKWSNFTEVEPGNITLRVWCWMDYGRLVFHDVFIFLPFPKDRILNVTNSKPANRLSVLILGIDSISHMHYQRYFSRVKDLIEGLPHIELWGYNRVGQNSYPNLIPFLSGQSVDELEARSGCFEPNKEDNFDRCRFLWHDFKAAGYATIFGEDSRVAGTFTYVRPGFKRQPTDFYLRSVLNEIHMRSTYYAQGPVEIKCSGNRIYHHVLYDFIYRLLPHMQARSYDRGFFAFFWQTMGVHDYFQYGDRVDLQYYLLLRALKRRNILERTLVLILSDHGLRYGPFVDTFQGMRETSLPTMVAIYPRWLSEQYPLALANLQANAHRLVTTYDLHETLKDVIDLENLSDERILNRTLRLRNDHNISLFLPIPEERSCFSARIPLHYCQCDGFLKIPWNARSIQRIAKLAVARINLLLEPYPQCHQLALLNVEDAYLRKQHEFNKTITVRLVTQPGNGHFDATVLSKDETSLQGAITRTDQYKHQSFCAREAPIEIYCYCS; encoded by the exons ATGGAATTTAGCCAATGTGTTGCTGAGATAAAGAAGAATAGTTTCAGATTCATACTGTTCTTGTTAATACTTTACGTATTAATAAGTTTCAAAGAACAAGTTGAATATAACATGCAAGTCAGACCGCCTTTAGAAGGTAAACCGGATACTAGGACGCTATTTGTGAATTCCTCACAGTGCCAAATAATTTCCATGGATCCTCTTTCACCCGTGGCGATGTACCATATGACAGAAATGCCCACATTTTGGTGCCCTATGATCAAGCTGATGAAGGCCAAATCCGTTGAGGAAAGAAACTACCTGTACTTGACCGCCAATGCAAAGCAGCTTTGGCAAAAGCTGGGAGTTCGAAGGCTAAGCGAAATCTGTTGCGCCTACAAACGCTTCGTGCGCTTGAATGACTATGTGAACAGGTACTTCGAATCGAAAGTCTTTCGCTTTAGCAAATGGAGTAACTTCACAGAGGTAGAGCCAGGTAATATAACTCTGCGTGTTTGGTGCTGGATGGACTATGGTCGTCTTGTGTTTCACGATGTCTTTATATTTCTACCATTCCCAAAGGACCGGATATTGAACGTTACTAATTCTAAACCAGCAAATCGTCTTTCGGTTCTGATTCTGGGCATAGACTCTATTTCCCACATGCATTACCAGCGCTACTTCAG TCGAGTAAAAGACTTAATCGAAGGTCTGCCACACATTGAACTATGGGGCTACAACCGCGTCGGGCAAAATTCGTACCCGAATTTGATTCCATTCCTTAGCGGTCAGAGTGTGGATGAACTGGAGGCCAGAAGTGGCTGCTTCGAACCAAACAAGGAGGATAATTTCGATCGGTGCCGCTTTTTGTGGCATGATTTCAAGGCAGCTGGCTATGCCACCATTTTTGGCGAGGATTCTCGCGTGGCTGGAACCTTTACTTACGTAAGACCTGGCTTTAAGCGTCAACCAACCGACTTTTATCTACGAAGTGTGCTAAACGAGATCCACATGAGATCCACTTATTACGCACAAGGACCAGTTGAAATCAAATGCAGCGGCAATCGGATATATCATCATGTTCTGTACGACTTCATATACCGTTTACTGCCCCATATGCAGGCAAGAAGTTATGATCGAGGattctttgcatttttctgGCAGACAATGGGCGTCCACGATTATTTCCAATACGGCGACCGGGTCGACCTGCAGTACTATTTGCTTCTGCGCGCCCTAAAAAGGCGAAACATCTTAGAGAGGACCCTTGTGCTAATCTTGTCCGATCATGGTCTGCGATATGGTCCATTTGTGGACACATTTCAGGGCATGAGAGAAACATCGCTGCCCACAATGGTGGCTATATATCCACGATGGCTAAGTGAACAATATCCGTTGGCCTTGGCAAATCTTCAAGCGAATGCCCACCGCCTAGTGACAACTTACGATCTGCACGAGACCCTAAAAGATGTTATCGATCTGGAAAACCTAAGCGACGAGCGGATTTTAAACCGCACTCTGCGACTGCGAAACGATCACAATATTTCATTATTCCTGCCCATTCCTGAGGAGCGTAGCTGCTTTTCAGCCCGCATTCCACTGCATTATTGCCAGTGCGATGGATTTCTCAAGATACCATGGAATGCGCGTAGTATCCAGCGGATTGCCAAGCTTGCTGTGGCACGCATCAATCTGCTGCTTGAACCCTATCCCCAGTGTCATCAGCTGGCTCTTCTCAATGTGGAGGACGCCTACCTGAGAAAACAACACGAGTTCAATAAAACGATCACTGTGCGACTGGTGACGCAACCAGGAAATGGCCACTTTGATGCTACGGTCCTTTCCAAAGATGAGACCTCGCTGCAAGGAGCTATCACAAGGACTGATCAATACAAGCACCAATCATTTTGCGCCCGAGAAGCTCCCATCGAGATTTATTGCTATTGTTCATAG
- the LOC122619632 gene encoding uncharacterized protein LOC122619632 isoform X2: MHYQRYFSRVKDLIEGLPHIELWGYNRVGQNSYPNLIPFLSGQSVDELEARSGCFEPNKEDNFDRCRFLWHDFKAAGYATIFGEDSRVAGTFTYVRPGFKRQPTDFYLRSVLNEIHMRSTYYAQGPVEIKCSGNRIYHHVLYDFIYRLLPHMQARSYDRGFFAFFWQTMGVHDYFQYGDRVDLQYYLLLRALKRRNILERTLVLILSDHGLRYGPFVDTFQGMRETSLPTMVAIYPRWLSEQYPLALANLQANAHRLVTTYDLHETLKDVIDLENLSDERILNRTLRLRNDHNISLFLPIPEERSCFSARIPLHYCQCDGFLKIPWNARSIQRIAKLAVARINLLLEPYPQCHQLALLNVEDAYLRKQHEFNKTITVRLVTQPGNGHFDATVLSKDETSLQGAITRTDQYKHQSFCAREAPIEIYCYCS, from the exons ATGCATTACCAGCGCTACTTCAG TCGAGTAAAAGACTTAATCGAAGGTCTGCCACACATTGAACTATGGGGCTACAACCGCGTCGGGCAAAATTCGTACCCGAATTTGATTCCATTCCTTAGCGGTCAGAGTGTGGATGAACTGGAGGCCAGAAGTGGCTGCTTCGAACCAAACAAGGAGGATAATTTCGATCGGTGCCGCTTTTTGTGGCATGATTTCAAGGCAGCTGGCTATGCCACCATTTTTGGCGAGGATTCTCGCGTGGCTGGAACCTTTACTTACGTAAGACCTGGCTTTAAGCGTCAACCAACCGACTTTTATCTACGAAGTGTGCTAAACGAGATCCACATGAGATCCACTTATTACGCACAAGGACCAGTTGAAATCAAATGCAGCGGCAATCGGATATATCATCATGTTCTGTACGACTTCATATACCGTTTACTGCCCCATATGCAGGCAAGAAGTTATGATCGAGGattctttgcatttttctgGCAGACAATGGGCGTCCACGATTATTTCCAATACGGCGACCGGGTCGACCTGCAGTACTATTTGCTTCTGCGCGCCCTAAAAAGGCGAAACATCTTAGAGAGGACCCTTGTGCTAATCTTGTCCGATCATGGTCTGCGATATGGTCCATTTGTGGACACATTTCAGGGCATGAGAGAAACATCGCTGCCCACAATGGTGGCTATATATCCACGATGGCTAAGTGAACAATATCCGTTGGCCTTGGCAAATCTTCAAGCGAATGCCCACCGCCTAGTGACAACTTACGATCTGCACGAGACCCTAAAAGATGTTATCGATCTGGAAAACCTAAGCGACGAGCGGATTTTAAACCGCACTCTGCGACTGCGAAACGATCACAATATTTCATTATTCCTGCCCATTCCTGAGGAGCGTAGCTGCTTTTCAGCCCGCATTCCACTGCATTATTGCCAGTGCGATGGATTTCTCAAGATACCATGGAATGCGCGTAGTATCCAGCGGATTGCCAAGCTTGCTGTGGCACGCATCAATCTGCTGCTTGAACCCTATCCCCAGTGTCATCAGCTGGCTCTTCTCAATGTGGAGGACGCCTACCTGAGAAAACAACACGAGTTCAATAAAACGATCACTGTGCGACTGGTGACGCAACCAGGAAATGGCCACTTTGATGCTACGGTCCTTTCCAAAGATGAGACCTCGCTGCAAGGAGCTATCACAAGGACTGATCAATACAAGCACCAATCATTTTGCGCCCGAGAAGCTCCCATCGAGATTTATTGCTATTGTTCATAG